DNA sequence from the Raineyella sp. LH-20 genome:
TCGTCCGCGGGATCGCCGCCTCGGCGTACGCCACCCGCTCGGTGTTGTCCGGGTTGGCGCGCTCGCTGGCGAAGGCGGCGAGCTGGTCGAGGGGCACCGGCCGGGAGCGGGTCGGCTCGTCGCCCAGGGCGCCGGCGAGCCCGACCTCCCCGGGTGCGTGGTCGGCGAGCACCAGCCGCGCCGCCGGTGGATCGCCGTACTTGACGACCGTCGGCACCGTGGTCGCCGCCTCGGCGTCGACCGCGCACACCGGTGCGGTGACCAGCGCGTTCACCAGGGCGCTCTTACCCTGCTTGAACTCCCCGACGACCAGCACCCGGACAGCAGGGTCGGCCCACCGACGCCGCGTCCGCGCCAGGCGGTCGACGAGGTCCGTACGGTGCGCCTCGGTGGCCAGGTCGACCGTACGGTCGACGAATTCCTCGATCTTCATCGGATCCCCCCAGTTCAGTCGGCGGCGCTGCCGGCCCGATGTGGTCCCCATCATGCCCGGGCGTCGGTTCCCGCGGGGGCCGGCGGACGCCACCGCACCAGCGGACGCCACCGCGCCACCGGACGCCGTCGCGCCACCGGACGAGGAGGCGGCTCGGCAGGGATTACCTGCCGAGCCGCCCCGCGGTCATGCGGTGGCCCCGACGGTCAGCCGGTGCGGGGTCATCCGAGCTCGCTCCGGATCAGAGGGTGACGTCGTCGACCTCGACATCGACGTTGGTGGAGTTGTCGGTGTTGACCGAGTTGTCCGTGTAGGAGTTGTCCTCCGGCTCGTACTGGAAGGAGTCCTCGACCTCGGTGGAGTTGTCCTGGAAGGAATCCTCCACCTCCACATCGGTCTCGGTGGTGGTCGAGTTGTCCGAGTTGTCGGAGTTGTCGGAGTTGTCCTGGAAGGAGTCCTCCACCTCGACGTCGACATCGGTGGAGTTGTCGGAGTTGTCCTGGAAGGAGTCCTCGATGTCCACCTCGGTCGAGTTGTCCTGGAACGAGTCCTCGATGTCCACCTCGGTGGAGTTGTCGGAGAAGTCGTTGAACGACCCGTTGATCGAGTTGTCGGTGTTGTCCTGGAAGGAGTCCTCGATCTCGACGTCGATCTCGGTGTTGACCGAGTTGTCCGAGTTGTCGGTGGTCGACTGGTCGATCGACGCGAGGCCGGAGGCAGCCGCCGAATTGTCACCCGACACGATCTGGGCGTGGTTGTCGAACGACTGGGAGAAGTCACCCTCGGTCCAGATGTTCTGGTTCACCGAGAAGTCGGCGATGGTGTCGCGGTCGTCGACCTCGGTGTAGGAGTAGTTGTTCACGATCGAGTGCAGCTGCTGCACGGCGTGCGAGTGGTCGTCGTCGTGGTGGCCGTGGCCGCCCTCGTTCTTGGACCAGATGTCCTTGGCGCCGGTCTCGTACTCGCGGTCGAAGCTGGCGGCGACGCTCACCGGGGCGAAGTCGCGGATCACCGGGACGATGGCGTCCACGTCGGCGGAGCAGATGTCGCCGAAGCCGGCGGCGGCCAGGGTGCCCTCGGGGTCGGCCTCGAAGGCGGCGGCCTCCTGCGGGTTGCCCAGCAGGCCGAGGATGTAGTCCAGCAGTTCCTGGATGGTGGCGTTCATGGCGGTTCCTTTCGGTCGGTCGCGATGTCGGTCGGGTCGCGTCGGTGGATGCCCGTTCGGTCGGTGCTCGTTCGGTCGGGCAGGTGATGCGGTTGGCTCGCGCCGGACCCCTCGCTGTCTGCCGGCTGCCTGCCGGCCACACGTCGACGCTATGGGCCGTCGCGGCGGTGGGGGAACGGGAGGAGTCCCCCTCCCGGCGGCCTGCTGGAGCGGGGACGGTCCGCAGTGCTGGCTGGGGGGTTGCGGGGTTCACTAGGGGATTCGAGGGGGGTTCGGGAAGCCCGGTGATCGGCGTCCGAGGGTTCCCCGGGCGGACTCGGTGACGTACGCTCATGGTCGGGCCATCGCGTAAGGGCTCTGCTCGGGGGGGCAAACAATGACGTTTCGATACAGCCAGCCGTACGGTGTCGTCGTAGAGATCGGCTCGTCCGGCGCTTGGCTCGCGGAGAGAGGTCCGGGACCGGATGGGGCGCCGCCACGTGCGGTCGAACTCGAGCCGGTGGCGTACGGTCCGGACGACGAGTTCCTGATCGGCCCGGCTGCCCGGGAACAGGGCATCCAGGATCCGACCACCTGCATCGCGTCCTATCTGTCGCGGATCGGCGACGATCTGCCGCTGCTGCTCGCCGGTCGTGCCACCGCGCCCGAGGACCTGCTGGCCCTCGTGCTGTGCCGCCGGATCGACGAGGTGACGGAGTGCCACGGTGGTGCCTCGGCGGAGGAGATCGTGGTGGTGCTGCCGGCCGAGTGGGGCCCGCACCGCCGGTCGCTCGTCCGCGACGCCTTGGCGCGCCAGCAGGTCACGCCGTTGCGGCTGGCCGCGGCGCCGATCGCCGCGCTGCTCGATCCGCGGCTGGACCTGCCGACGGACACGCGTACGGCCTTGGTGGTGGACGGCGGTGACCGTCGGATCAGTGCCACCGTGGTGCACCGAGTCCTGACTGAGGACATCGCTGCGGCGTCCGGATCGGCCGGGACTCCGGAGCTTCCTGACGCCGACCGGCAGGAGATCTGGGGATGGCGGGTCCAGGAGGCCACCGGGGAGGAGTTCGGCGGGCGGGACATCGACGATGCGCTGCTCGGCTTCGTCCAGGAGAGGCTCGGTGCCGCGCCGTTGCCTGCCGACGGTGCCGCCCTGCGCCGGGCCTGCCGGACGGCGCGCGAGGAGCTTTCCGTCGCGCCCGCGGTGATGCTGACCCCACCGGGGCGGAGTGAGCCGCTGCGGCTGGTCCGTGCCGAGCTGGATCTGCTGGTCGGTGGCCTGTTGCGTACGGCGATCTCGGCCCTGCTGCTCCGGCTGGACGTACGCCCCGCGGGCGGGGGCCCTGGCACCGGTGACCACGTCCCCGGCGCCGCCGTCGCCGCGGCCGCGGCCGATGGTGCGGCGGTGGACGGCGGTGTGGCCGTCGACGCCGTCGTCCTGTGCGGTGGCCTGGCGCAGATGCCGCTGCTGGTGGAGATGGTCTCCGAGCTGACGGGTCGGCCTGTGCTGGTCGCGACCGAGGCGAGCCAGGCGGCGATCCGCGGTGCCGCCCTCGCGAGCACCGTCGTCCCCGCCGAGGGGGACACATCGTCGGTGACGACGTTCGTGATGGTGCCCGACACGCCGGATGGCGTCGGCATCAACGGCATGTCCGAGGGTCCGGGCCGCTCCGACGAGGCGACCGCCATGGGGGACATCGCCATGGGGGACACGGCGTCGCCGGCTGCGGTGGGACCGCGCCGTCGCCGACGCTCGTTGGGGCGTTACAGCGGGCTGGCCGCCGGTGTCGCCGTGGTGGCGCTGGCTGTCAGTGCGCCTCTGTCGCTGCCCGGACTGGCCGGCGGGCTCGCTGACCTGATCGCCGGCAACCCTGCTGGCACAGCCGATGCGGCCGAGTCCCGGTCCGCCCCCGCCGGCGGTCTGCTGGGGTCGTTGGTCGCTGAGGCCGACCCGGGGGCGCCGCGTGGTCCGCTGGAGACTCTCGCCGACCTGCTGATCCCCGACGCGGTGGCAGCCACACTGGCCAAGGACCCTGCCGCGGACCCGACCCAGACCCCCAGCCCGCTGCGGAGCCTCGCCGAGCGGCTGTTGCCGGGCGCAGACCCGACGACCCAGGATCCCGGCTCGCCCGCCTCGACAGGCGACGGGAACGGGACCCCGTCGGGTCCGGGGACCCCCGCCAGTGCCGAGCCGACCACCCCGCCGACGGAGACCCCGTCGTCCCCCAGCAGTGGTGGTGGCACCACGCCCACCCAGCAACCGGAGCCGACCGATCCGGCCCCGGGGACCGGCGGTGGGCCCTCCACGGCGCCGAGCGATCCGGCGCCGACGACCGATCCCGCGCTGCCGTCCTCGGATCCTGCTCCTTCGGGCCCTGTCCCCGACCCCGCCCCGCCCGCACCGACCTCCGACCCGGTGCCGCAGAGCGTTGCCCCGTCCAGTGTCCAGTCGAGCGCGACCGAGGTCTGAGGGAGGTGGACCACAGCCGTGCGGTGTCCACTGGAGCAGATGTCGATGTCGATGTCGACGTCGACCTCGACGTGCACGTCGCCCGCTTCCGCGGCCTGTCCGAGCCGGCGCGTGCGTTGGTCGAGGAACTGGCCGCCGGCTTCGGTCTGGATGATTGCCCGACGGCCGGCCGGAGTTCTGCGGAACAGTACGACGACCTGCTTGCCGAGGTGGAGTCCGCCGGCCTGTTGACCGGTGCGGGGGACCTTCCCCCGGCGGTGGCCCGCAGCGTGATCGAAGAGTTGCCGTTGCACCGCCGGCGCCGGCTGCAGCGGAAGGTGCTCGAGGCACTGCCGGAGGACCCGACCGCCGACCCGCCACGGCTCGCCCGTGTGGCAGCCACGGGCGTCCAGGACCCGAAGCTCGTCACGGCGCTCATCGCGTTCGGCGACGATCAGGTGACCGACGATCCCGAGGCGGCCCTGGAGTGGTACGACCTGGCCGAGGGGGCCGGGGCGACGGCCGAGATCCTGCTCGCCCGACGGGCGGAGGCGGCTGTCCGCACCGGTGATCTGGCCGGTGCCGCCGGACTGGTCGATGCCGCTCTCGCTCTGCCCGAGCCGCCCGAACCGCGGCGTACGGCCGGCGTCGCCCTGGCGGTGCTCGGCCAGTCCGGGATCGGCCCGCTCGCCGGCGAGGTGGTGGGCCTGTTGGGGCCCCGGCCGAGCGGGAGTGACACCGCCTGCGGCGCCGCCGTGCTGATCGGCCGCGGGCACCGGGACGGTGCCGAGCAGTTGGTGGTCGCCAACAGCCAGAGCGCATCCCGCCCGACCGTACGGGAAGCGGCGCTCGCCTTGGTCGTGAACGGGCTGGCCGCCTCGATCGGGGACTCGCCGGCCGACGCATTGCCTTTCCTGGTGCGGGCGGCACAGACCATGCCCGCAGGCGGCGACGACGCCCTGCTTCCTGCGCATCCGGCGATGCTGGCGGCACTGGCCGCCCTGCACACCGGTGAACTCGGCGTCGCCGAGTCGGTGCTCGACGGGGCAGTGGACGCCGTCGACGAGGACTCACGGTGGAGCCGTCCGCTGATCCAGCTGTCCGCCTGGGCCCGGATGGTGCTCGGCGATGTCGCCGGCGCCACCGACCTGCGGCGCCGGGCCGCAGCCGGGTCCTGGCCGATGACCTCCCGGGACGCCTTCTGGGACCTGGCGCTCGGTGTCGGGCTGGCCCGCCGGGGCGACGACACTCGTGGCCTCGCGGAGGAGTGGCGCCGGGCGGGAGCGCGGCTGATCGGCCACCCGGTGGACCTCTATGACCTGCTGCCGCTCGGCGAGTTGCACGTCGCCGCGGTTCGGGTGCATGACCCGGCCAAGGTCGCCCCGCATCTGAGGATGGCCTGGGCGCTCCTGGAGAGGCTCGACTCTCCGCCCTTGTGGGCCACCGCGCTGCACTGGGACGTCATCCAGGGGGCGATTCTGGCCAATCAACCACGCGATATCGCGCCGCACGCGCAGGCCCTGGTCCGCAGCTCCGCCCGCCTGCCGTACGCGGCCATCCTGGCGGAGGCCGGCCGGGTGTGGATGCAGGTGATGGCGCAGCGGTTCGTGGTGGGTGAGGTCGTCCAGGCGGTGCATCGGCTCCGCGACGCCGGGCAGGTGTGGGACGCCTGCCGGCTCGCCGGGCATGCCGCCGCCCGGGCTGACGACCGCAAGGACACCGCCCGGCTGCTGGAGTGTGCCCGCGAGTTGATGCCCGGCACGGCGGACGATCCCGAACCGTCCGCGCGCGTCGTGGAGTTGTCCACCGGTCGGGTGCACTTGAGTGGCCGTGAACGTCAGGTCGCCCGGCTCGTCGTCGCCGGCAATACGTACCGGGAGGTGGGGGCCCGGCTGTTCCTGTCGGAACGTACGGTCGAACACCACATCGCCCGGATCCGACAGCGCCTCGGTGTCAACAGTCGGGCTGAGCTGCTCGACCACTTGCGGATCGCTCTGGACCAACTGGCCGAGGAAGATCGCTGAGACGTCCGGCGCCGTCCGGATCAGCTCGTTGCCCCGCCGTGCCTGTCCTCGACAGAGCGAGAACCCTTGGCGTGCCCGGGTCAGTAGTCCACCGGGGTGGAGACCGGCGGCGGCGTGGTGCCCGGTGCGACCAGCGGCCAGGTCAACCGGGTCAGCATGTCGTCCGGATCACCCTCGGGCGTCGGCATGGTGAGGTAGGTCTCCCACATGATCAGGGCGGCGGTGTGGCCCTCCTCCCGCATCCAGTCCTCGAGCCGCTGGTAGCTGCGAGCGAGGTTGTCGTACGACCCCTGGTGGATCATCTCGGCCACCGGGCCGGCCGGCAGTTCCGCGGGACGTACGTCGTCGCCCTCCGGAACGATGGCGCGGCCGACCGGGAAGCCGGCGGCGACGTCGACCGTTTCGCCCGGCTGACCGTAGTAGACGCCGACCGGCG
Encoded proteins:
- a CDS encoding LuxR C-terminal-related transcriptional regulator, whose protein sequence is MSTGADVDVDVDVDLDVHVARFRGLSEPARALVEELAAGFGLDDCPTAGRSSAEQYDDLLAEVESAGLLTGAGDLPPAVARSVIEELPLHRRRRLQRKVLEALPEDPTADPPRLARVAATGVQDPKLVTALIAFGDDQVTDDPEAALEWYDLAEGAGATAEILLARRAEAAVRTGDLAGAAGLVDAALALPEPPEPRRTAGVALAVLGQSGIGPLAGEVVGLLGPRPSGSDTACGAAVLIGRGHRDGAEQLVVANSQSASRPTVREAALALVVNGLAASIGDSPADALPFLVRAAQTMPAGGDDALLPAHPAMLAALAALHTGELGVAESVLDGAVDAVDEDSRWSRPLIQLSAWARMVLGDVAGATDLRRRAAAGSWPMTSRDAFWDLALGVGLARRGDDTRGLAEEWRRAGARLIGHPVDLYDLLPLGELHVAAVRVHDPAKVAPHLRMAWALLERLDSPPLWATALHWDVIQGAILANQPRDIAPHAQALVRSSARLPYAAILAEAGRVWMQVMAQRFVVGEVVQAVHRLRDAGQVWDACRLAGHAAARADDRKDTARLLECARELMPGTADDPEPSARVVELSTGRVHLSGRERQVARLVVAGNTYREVGARLFLSERTVEHHIARIRQRLGVNSRAELLDHLRIALDQLAEEDR
- a CDS encoding IniB N-terminal domain-containing protein, which translates into the protein MNATIQELLDYILGLLGNPQEAAAFEADPEGTLAAAGFGDICSADVDAIVPVIRDFAPVSVAASFDREYETGAKDIWSKNEGGHGHHDDDHSHAVQQLHSIVNNYSYTEVDDRDTIADFSVNQNIWTEGDFSQSFDNHAQIVSGDNSAAASGLASIDQSTTDNSDNSVNTEIDVEIEDSFQDNTDNSINGSFNDFSDNSTEVDIEDSFQDNSTEVDIEDSFQDNSDNSTDVDVEVEDSFQDNSDNSDNSDNSTTTETDVEVEDSFQDNSTEVEDSFQYEPEDNSYTDNSVNTDNSTNVDVEVDDVTL
- a CDS encoding GyrI-like domain-containing protein, producing MTTDPTAQPDPARRPDPGGAPTPPPAPAAESFEPHLSDARPVTLAVVREIVGMEELPSFYDRAFRTVLATLQKQGSFPVGPPVGVYYGQPGETVDVAAGFPVGRAIVPEGDDVRPAELPAGPVAEMIHQGSYDNLARSYQRLEDWMREEGHTAALIMWETYLTMPTPEGDPDDMLTRLTWPLVAPGTTPPPVSTPVDY